In a genomic window of Aeromonas veronii:
- the yceD gene encoding 23S rRNA accumulation protein YceD: MQKVKLPVKVDPVRSALKLLDYIGIVEKSQMPRLEESTAGLQSDIEVSLHFGKDVQKLTVMKGTAHAKVDLVCQRCGETFEHLCEAEFIYTPLFERTNEEELPEAYEPIELDENGEIDLHQILEDELILSLPQVAMHPMDACPRGNMDMTWGEIEPADERPNPFAVLEELKRK, encoded by the coding sequence ATGCAAAAGGTGAAGTTGCCCGTTAAGGTTGATCCAGTCCGTAGTGCCTTGAAGCTGCTCGATTACATCGGGATAGTGGAAAAGTCGCAGATGCCCAGGCTGGAGGAATCAACCGCTGGCTTGCAGAGTGATATCGAGGTATCACTGCACTTTGGCAAAGATGTCCAGAAGTTGACCGTTATGAAAGGCACTGCCCATGCCAAGGTTGACCTGGTTTGCCAACGTTGCGGAGAGACATTCGAACACCTCTGTGAAGCTGAATTTATCTACACTCCGCTGTTCGAAAGAACAAACGAGGAAGAGCTGCCGGAAGCTTATGAGCCCATTGAGTTGGACGAAAACGGCGAGATAGATCTTCATCAAATCCTGGAGGATGAACTCATCCTCTCGTTGCCTCAAGTCGCAATGCATCCGATGGATGCCTGCCCGAGAGGGAACATGGATATGACCTGGGGTGAAATCGAACCTGCTGATGAGCGGCCGAATCCCTTTGCAGTTCTTGAAGAGCTTAAACGTAAGTGA
- a CDS encoding Maf-like protein has protein sequence MPQNLILASTSRYRKALLEKLGLPFECASPEVDERPLAGESADALVARLARAKADAIAQHRDHGLIIGSDQVCVCDGRILGKPGTIGNAIAQLMAAQGRSVTFYTGLCVMNAATGEAHQLVEPFTVHFRNLDEAAIRRYVEAELPLDCAGSFKCEGMGIVLFRGLEGRDPNALIGLPLIGLIELLDRHGIALP, from the coding sequence ATGCCACAGAATCTGATCCTCGCCTCAACTTCTCGCTATCGCAAAGCCCTGCTGGAGAAGCTTGGCCTCCCCTTTGAATGTGCCTCGCCCGAGGTGGATGAGCGCCCGCTGGCTGGCGAATCCGCCGACGCGCTGGTGGCCAGACTGGCCCGCGCCAAGGCTGATGCTATCGCCCAACATCGTGATCACGGCTTGATCATCGGCTCTGATCAGGTGTGTGTCTGCGATGGTCGCATCCTCGGCAAACCGGGCACTATCGGCAATGCCATCGCCCAGCTAATGGCAGCCCAGGGTCGCAGCGTCACCTTCTACACCGGCCTGTGCGTGATGAATGCCGCAACCGGTGAGGCTCATCAGCTAGTGGAACCTTTCACCGTTCATTTTCGCAATCTCGATGAAGCCGCCATTCGCCGCTATGTAGAGGCAGAATTGCCCCTCGATTGTGCGGGCAGCTTCAAATGTGAAGGTATGGGGATCGTGCTGTTCAGGGGGCTGGAGGGGCGCGATCCTAACGCCTTGATCGGTCTGCCACTGATCGGTCTGATCGAGCTACTGGATCGCCATGGTATCGCCCTGCCTTGA
- the rpmF gene encoding 50S ribosomal protein L32: MAVQQNRKTRAKRGMRRSHDALTTAALTVDQTSGEIHRRHHVTADGFYRGKKVIA, from the coding sequence ATGGCCGTACAACAGAACCGTAAAACCCGTGCCAAGCGTGGCATGCGTCGTTCCCACGATGCGCTGACCACCGCTGCCCTGACTGTTGATCAGACCAGTGGCGAAATTCATCGTCGTCACCACGTGACTGCCGATGGTTTCTACCGCGGTAAAAAGGTAATCGCTTAA